The genome window TTACGTTACTCTAGTAAGCTTATGTAGTCTAACTCGGTGGTTTCTGAATAGCACTTTAAGGCTGGGGGATTCTCGCCTAATGTTAATTGTTTGGTTTCAAACCATCAGTTTCCTTGAGTTTGATGGGATGTCGTAATCCTGCCTTTACTGGATAATGCACATATCATGAAGTTGAATCCTCGGCATCATGCATCAAGCCAATGCCCCCCTAAAGAGAAACAGACCAAGACAGCATTCACAGAAAATAACATTATGGCTTGCCAAGGCAACGAGAAAGAAGATGATTTGTTCCTGGCGTGGAAGACGAGAGAACAACACGGGATCCGCTGCAACCTGGCCAATCCCTTACAAGGAAATTGTTGTAGGCTGGCGTGAGGAGCACGCGATCGATCAACATGGCAGCCCATAAGGCACATAAGCTTGGGTATTTTTGCTTCCTCGTGCTCAAAATACGGTGACGTACGCGGTGGATTCAAGCATGCAGGAACGTGTAGAAGCAAGACGAGCAACTTCGAGCCTGGCAAGCAAACGGGAATTTGCTGCTtcattggctgtgttgatgCTCATGGCAAGCTATAGTGGGGCCTGTTCCGCCTGAGGGCCTTGAGAGCCCCGCGATGCAGTACGTACCTACCCACTTGCCCGCCTTGGGAGAGCACAGCTATGACGTATGACGTAGGTAGCTTCCGGCCAGCAAGCTAAGGTACATTCGTCACTGCTCCTCACATTGAGCTTCCTTTTAAGCCTTTGAATGCACCACACTTCCTCgattccttttcttctcctcatcttcatcttcatccttcaaTCCAGCTTCGATAAGCATTTATCAACAACTCTACCTAGCGACTCTCACTCTAATCGTTTGACGACTCTTCATCACCAATACAACCACTACCACTTCCCTTACTCAATAAACAATCACAATGGCTCGCGGCGAGACTCAGCAGACTAAGGTCCACTACAAGGGCAGTGAcgacttcatcatcttcattgatgatgttgagaccTACCAGAAGTGGAAGAGCGACAAGAGCATTCCTCTTGCTCACTTCATTTCTTccttcaagatcttcctGACACACAAGTAAGTCAAGCCACCCCCGCTTTGTATCTCCTCTTTTCCCTGCAATCTCGTGGCTAGCATGGAAACGGAAGTCCTGCGTCATGTATTCTACCATAGTCTGTGCAGCATTGGCCTGCCAGATATCTGGCATCTGATCATGGCTTCAGCTTCCCTTTACCAGCCATTACCAAAACATTGTTCAATTCCATAACACATAAGCTAACGTTCCAATAGCCAAGGAGCTCAGGGAAGTCTCGATGCTGCTTCAAAGGCCGCTCTTGAGAACGAGTTTGGTACCTCtgtcgacgatgatgtcATCAAGCAGATTCTTGAGAAGGGCGACACCCAGACCGTAGAGGTAAGGTCCTTCTTATGAAACATTCCTACCTAGCCGCGTGACTAACATGGTCGTACAGTTCCCCGAGCGTCAAGGTCCCAAGAACGACAGCAAGGGCCCTATGATCTCCCACTAGAAGAAACAACATTCTACACGATGTACCGGACAGCAGGCGTTTGGGGGGTCCGCCATATTTTTGGGCGTGCAATTGCTAGTGAAGGGCTCA of Fusarium oxysporum Fo47 chromosome I, complete sequence contains these proteins:
- a CDS encoding ribosome maturation protein encodes the protein MARGETQQTKVHYKGSDDFIIFIDDVETYQKWKSDKSIPLAHFISSFKIFLTHNQGAQGSLDAASKAALENEFGTSVDDDVIKQILEKGDTQTVEFPERQGPKNDSKGPMISH